The following are encoded together in the Plasmodium vinckei vinckei genome assembly, chromosome: PVVCY_12 genome:
- a CDS encoding zinc finger protein, putative produces MVEEGNTIHAYFGGIYKNVSNYVNNYMTASDQEMQNNTDPIMDIITTAPSDSLYFIERINLISAIISISTSFPYLTYLFIYWDDCSCNDILRWWIVINSILQLLQAPIRFFLYLLLRKYKLENERMHIEALRRLTSSKGWKLSKRFSLLNYLWFITGTVVMVVTRKHTKNYYLWFISWTIILSCIFRVFFTIIWFCFFFPYHQNIPKKKKGVPKAFLAEITTFKYSPDRKLKNESCSICLSDFVEKDEIFEFRCTHNFHTKCAKKWLSQRRQCPLCQRDVMKSD; encoded by the exons ATGGTAGAAGAAGGAAATACCATTCATGCATATTTCGgaggaatatataaaaatgtgtcTAAT tatgtTAACAATTATATGACTGCATCTGATCAAGAGATGCAAAACAATACCGATCCAATAATGGACATAATTACTACGGCACCCAGTGACTCtttgtattttattgaAAGAATAAACCTCATATCAGCTATTATAAGCATAAGTACATCATTTCCATActtaacatatttatttatttattgggATGATTGCTCATGTAACGATATATTAAGATGGTGGATTGTTATTAATAGTATATTACAACTATTACAAGCCCCAATCCgatttttcttatatttattactaagaaaatataaacttgAAAACGAAAGGATGCACATCGAAGC ATTACGAAGACTTACTAGCTCAAAGGGATGGAAACTCAGCAAAAGATTTAgcttattaaattatttatggtTTATAACAGGAACTGTTGTGATGGTTGTCACAAGAAAACATACaaagaattattatttatggtTTATTTCATGGactattatattatcatgcATATTTAGAGTATTCTTTACTATAATATGGTTTTGCTTTTTCTTCCCATATCATCAAAATATAcctaaaaagaaaaaaggaGTTCCTAAAGCATTTTTAGCTGAAATTACaacatttaaatattcaccagatagaaaattaaaaaatgaatcatGTTCTATTTGTTTATCTGATTTTGTTGAAAAAGATgaaatttttgaatttaGATGTACGCACAATTTCCATACTAAATGTGCTAAAAAGTGGCTATCACAAAGAAGACAATGCCCTCTTTGCCAAAGGGATGTTATGAAATCAGATTAa